The Prinia subflava isolate CZ2003 ecotype Zambia chromosome 21, Cam_Psub_1.2, whole genome shotgun sequence genome window below encodes:
- the DFFA gene encoding DNA fragmentation factor subunit alpha isoform X2, translating to MAARLKRCVVRRRDGPEQHGVAASCLRELRDKACGVLAIDKAREPITLVLAEDGTIVDDEDYFLCLPSNTKFVALAKDEKWSSKSLDRGTSWLSESVDEVDSAAEKWKQLARQLKDDLSNIILMSEEDLQVLIDVPRSDLAEELAQSETKIQVLQDTLQQVLDRREEERQSRQLLQLYLEALKTEDSILSKVAEPEAAPRREMDVVDTGTSSTDTSATTALSDQVLAALKEKPAPELCLDSQDLE from the exons ATGGCGGCGCGGCTGAAGCGGTGCGTGGTGCGGCGGCGGGACGGGCCGGAGCAGCACGGCGTGGCCGCGTCCTGCCTGCGGGAGCTGCGCGACAAAG cttGTGGTGTTCTGGCTATTGACAAGGCCCGGGAACCCATCACCTTGGTACTGGCAGAAGATGGGACCATTGTGGATGATGAAGATTACTTCTTGTGTTTGCCATCTAACACCAAGTTTGTGGCACTGGCCAAGGATGAGAAATGGTCCAGCAAAAGCTTAG ATCGTGGAACATCCTGGCTCTCGGAGTCTGTGGATGAAGTGGACAGTGCTGCCGAGAAGTGGAAGCAACTGGCCAGGCAGCTGAAGGATGACCTGTCCAATATCATCCTGATGTCTGAAGAAGACCTCCAG GTGCTTATTGATGTGCCACGCTCAGACCTGGCAGAAGAACTTGCCCAAAGTGAAACCAAAATCCAAGTGCTACAGGACAccctgcagcaggtgctggaCAGGCGAGAAGAAGAGCGTCAGTCAAGGCAGCTCCTACAACTCTACCTAGAGGCCTTGAAAACTGAGGACAGCATCTTAAGCAAAGTTGCAG AACCTGAGGCTGCACCAAGGAGGGAGATGGACGTGGTTGACACAGGAACCAGCAGCACAGATACTTCAGCCACAACTGCACTCAGCGACCAGGTCCTTGCTGCTCTCAAAGAGAAAcctgctccagagctctgctTGGACAGCCAGGATCTAGAG TAA
- the DFFA gene encoding DNA fragmentation factor subunit alpha isoform X1, producing MAARLKRCVVRRRDGPEQHGVAASCLRELRDKACGVLAIDKAREPITLVLAEDGTIVDDEDYFLCLPSNTKFVALAKDEKWSSKSLDRGTSWLSESVDEVDSAAEKWKQLARQLKDDLSNIILMSEEDLQVLIDVPRSDLAEELAQSETKIQVLQDTLQQVLDRREEERQSRQLLQLYLEALKTEDSILSKVAEPEAAPRREMDVVDTGTSSTDTSATTALSDQVLAALKEKPAPELCLDSQDLELVLKEDAAALASALGWDKQRAGALQEACDQELSKRLKQVQTLHSLRSTSKGKKTLPWGDWPSAKRRK from the exons ATGGCGGCGCGGCTGAAGCGGTGCGTGGTGCGGCGGCGGGACGGGCCGGAGCAGCACGGCGTGGCCGCGTCCTGCCTGCGGGAGCTGCGCGACAAAG cttGTGGTGTTCTGGCTATTGACAAGGCCCGGGAACCCATCACCTTGGTACTGGCAGAAGATGGGACCATTGTGGATGATGAAGATTACTTCTTGTGTTTGCCATCTAACACCAAGTTTGTGGCACTGGCCAAGGATGAGAAATGGTCCAGCAAAAGCTTAG ATCGTGGAACATCCTGGCTCTCGGAGTCTGTGGATGAAGTGGACAGTGCTGCCGAGAAGTGGAAGCAACTGGCCAGGCAGCTGAAGGATGACCTGTCCAATATCATCCTGATGTCTGAAGAAGACCTCCAG GTGCTTATTGATGTGCCACGCTCAGACCTGGCAGAAGAACTTGCCCAAAGTGAAACCAAAATCCAAGTGCTACAGGACAccctgcagcaggtgctggaCAGGCGAGAAGAAGAGCGTCAGTCAAGGCAGCTCCTACAACTCTACCTAGAGGCCTTGAAAACTGAGGACAGCATCTTAAGCAAAGTTGCAG AACCTGAGGCTGCACCAAGGAGGGAGATGGACGTGGTTGACACAGGAACCAGCAGCACAGATACTTCAGCCACAACTGCACTCAGCGACCAGGTCCTTGCTGCTCTCAAAGAGAAAcctgctccagagctctgctTGGACAGCCAGGATCTAGAG CTGGTGTTGAAGGAAgatgcagcagccctggcctcGGCTCTGGGATGGGACAAGCAgagagctggagctctgcaggaagCCTGTGATCAGGAACTCTCCAAGCGCCTTAAACAAGTGCAGACTCTGCACTCCCTGCGGAGCACGTCCAAGGGCAAGAAAACGCTTCCCTGGGGGGACTGGCCCAGTGCAAAACGCAGAAAATAA
- the CENPS gene encoding centromere protein S, producing MAAAGPEQELLAQRLKAAVHYTVGCLCQEVEEDKDVQFSKQSIAAISEITFRQCEIFAKDLEMFARHAKRTTVTTEDVKLLARRSNSLLKYITQKSEELASSNMEQKEKKKKKSTVAKGKRTPGEQEAAVTENEDSNMA from the exons ATGGCGGCGGCAGGCccggagcaggagctgctcgcACAG AGGCTGAAGGCGGCGGTTCACTACACAGTCGGGTGCCTGTGccaggaggtggaggaggacaAGGACGTGCAGTTCAGCAAACAGAGCATCGCAGCCATCTCGGAGATCACCTTCCGCCAGTGCG AAATCTTTGCAAAAGACCTCgaaatgtttgcaag GCATGCAAAACGAACCACAGTCACTACAGAAGATGTGAAGCTTTTGGCTAGAAGAAGCAATTCTTTG CTAAAATATATCACTCAGAAGAGTGAAGAGCTTGCATCAAGTAACATGgagcagaaggagaagaagaaaaagaagtccACTGTAGCTAAGGGAAAGAGAACTCCTGGGGAACAAGAAGCAGCTGTGACTGAAAATGAAGATTCCAACATGGCATGA